A stretch of Vibrio sp. B1FLJ16 DNA encodes these proteins:
- a CDS encoding DUF58 domain-containing protein: MAKPTLAPKSEGTDPRLHCDYARLVRLQAQAESFSLLPHLRAGSALSGRHNSLFRGRGLNFEELRHYQLGDDIRNLDWKVTMRTGKPHVRSYTEEKDRNVIVCVDQRSAMFFASTKVMKSVVAAEIAAMCGWRILKDGDRVGFVIASHQALFHAKPQRSQNVLLSQLKHLSRANQSLSVESMDSDKVTFSKWIELIKRMKLKQSTLIFISDWSDCEEHHLDHLKQLQQHNDILAVMVSDPLEQALPDDLAKSKWVIGDGQFQLNLDSNAKVEAASATLEAKADFQRQSLAQLMAIKHLPHIELNTTGKHIKEFQKRVGGR, translated from the coding sequence ATGGCAAAGCCGACTCTTGCGCCTAAATCTGAGGGGACCGATCCCCGTTTGCATTGCGATTATGCAAGGCTCGTGCGTTTGCAGGCACAAGCCGAGTCGTTCAGTTTACTCCCTCACCTAAGAGCTGGCAGTGCGCTTTCCGGGCGACATAATTCACTTTTTCGTGGGCGCGGACTGAATTTCGAAGAGTTACGCCATTACCAATTGGGTGATGATATCCGTAACCTCGACTGGAAAGTGACGATGCGAACGGGTAAACCTCATGTGCGTAGCTATACCGAAGAGAAAGATCGCAATGTGATCGTCTGCGTTGACCAGCGCAGTGCGATGTTTTTTGCTTCCACCAAGGTAATGAAGTCTGTTGTCGCAGCCGAAATCGCGGCAATGTGTGGCTGGAGAATTTTAAAAGACGGTGACAGAGTGGGTTTCGTGATTGCTTCCCATCAAGCGTTGTTTCACGCTAAACCGCAGCGCTCACAAAACGTTCTTCTTTCTCAGCTTAAACACTTATCGCGGGCCAACCAATCGCTCAGTGTCGAATCGATGGATTCAGACAAAGTGACCTTTAGCAAATGGATTGAGCTGATAAAACGAATGAAGCTCAAACAGTCTACCCTGATTTTTATTAGTGATTGGAGTGACTGCGAAGAGCATCACCTTGATCACTTAAAACAGCTTCAGCAACACAACGATATTCTTGCGGTAATGGTCAGTGATCCCCTGGAACAAGCATTGCCTGATGACTTGGCAAAATCAAAGTGGGTGATAGGTGATGGCCAGTTTCAGCTTAATTTAGATAGTAATGCGAAAGTAGAAGCTGCAAGTGCCACATTGGAAGCCAAAGCTGATTTTCAGCGTCAATCATTAGCTCAGCTGATGGCGATAAAGCACCTGCCTCATATTGAACTTAATACGACAGGTAAACACATTAAAGAATTTCAGAAACGGGTAGGAGGGCGTTAA
- a CDS encoding arylsulfatase — translation MKNATKTSSKKLVLNACTLALGAASATAYAADKPNILVIFGDDIGYWNLSTYNQGMLGYTTPNIDSIAKDGAKFTNFYAQQSSTAGRSAFITGQMPKRTGLTKVGMPGAPQGINEQDPTIATMLKDLGYATGQFGKNHLGDRDEHLPTNHGFDEFFGNLYHLNAEEEPENVDYPKDPEFKKKFGPRGVIHSYADGKIEDTGALTRKRMENVDGEFLEAAETFIEKQVKADKPFFTWFNTTRMHNFTHLPEEYKGVTGAGFYADGVKQHDDQIGQLLQKIKDLGVDDNTIIVYTTDNGPMINLWPEAGMSPFRSEKNTGWEGGFRVPMIIKWPGQIEAGKTFNGIMSLEDFFPTLLAAAGNDKVKEELLKGKQADGKSYKVHLDGYNQLPYLTGKAEESARNEFFYWSDDGDLFALRQGKMKFHFNIQENETGLAIWQKPLTKLRVPQMYDLSIDPFERGDTGIGYGQWMYERSFLMAPASAKVAEMMETFKEFPPRMESGSFVPE, via the coding sequence ATGAAAAATGCGACCAAAACGAGCAGTAAAAAACTCGTACTTAACGCATGTACTTTAGCGCTAGGTGCTGCTTCTGCAACCGCATACGCAGCTGACAAACCGAACATTCTAGTAATTTTCGGTGATGATATCGGTTACTGGAACTTAAGCACATACAATCAAGGTATGCTAGGTTACACCACACCCAATATCGATAGTATTGCAAAAGATGGCGCTAAGTTTACGAACTTCTACGCGCAACAGAGTTCTACAGCGGGTCGTAGTGCGTTTATCACCGGTCAAATGCCAAAACGTACAGGCTTAACAAAAGTTGGCATGCCAGGTGCTCCACAAGGTATTAATGAACAAGATCCTACCATTGCAACCATGCTTAAAGATTTGGGTTACGCAACAGGTCAGTTTGGTAAAAACCACTTGGGTGACCGAGATGAGCATTTACCAACTAACCATGGTTTTGATGAGTTCTTCGGTAATCTATACCACTTAAATGCGGAAGAAGAGCCTGAGAACGTAGATTACCCTAAAGATCCAGAGTTTAAGAAAAAATTCGGTCCGCGTGGTGTTATCCACTCGTACGCGGATGGCAAAATCGAAGATACCGGTGCTTTGACTCGTAAGCGTATGGAAAACGTTGATGGTGAGTTCCTGGAAGCAGCCGAAACCTTTATCGAGAAACAAGTTAAAGCTGATAAACCATTCTTTACCTGGTTCAACACCACACGTATGCACAACTTTACTCACCTTCCGGAAGAGTACAAAGGTGTAACGGGCGCAGGCTTCTATGCTGATGGTGTAAAACAACACGATGACCAAATCGGTCAATTGCTGCAGAAGATTAAAGATCTGGGCGTTGATGACAACACTATCATTGTTTACACCACTGATAATGGTCCTATGATCAACCTATGGCCTGAAGCGGGTATGAGCCCGTTCCGCAGTGAGAAAAATACCGGTTGGGAAGGCGGTTTCCGTGTTCCTATGATTATTAAGTGGCCGGGGCAAATCGAAGCCGGTAAGACCTTTAACGGTATCATGTCTCTGGAAGACTTCTTCCCGACACTTCTTGCGGCTGCAGGTAATGATAAAGTGAAAGAAGAACTGTTAAAAGGTAAACAAGCTGACGGTAAATCTTATAAAGTTCACTTAGATGGCTACAACCAATTACCTTACTTGACTGGTAAGGCAGAGGAGTCTGCTCGTAATGAGTTCTTCTACTGGAGTGATGACGGTGATTTGTTTGCTCTGCGCCAGGGCAAAATGAAATTCCACTTTAACATCCAAGAGAATGAAACTGGTTTAGCGATTTGGCAGAAACCGTTGACTAAACTGCGTGTACCTCAGATGTACGATTTAAGCATCGATCCATTTGAGCGTGGTGATACTGGTATCGGTTACGGTCAGTGGATGTATGAGCGTTCATTCCTGATGGCACCAGCTTCAGCGAAAGTGGCAGAAATGATGGAAACCTTCAAAGAGTTCCCTCCTCGTATGGAATCTGGTTCATTCGTTCCAGAATAA
- a CDS encoding MoxR family ATPase has protein sequence MNNAQQAINKLIEETEKSVIGQSHVVQALVIGLLTNGHVLLEGLPGTAKTRSVKSLANLLNTSFGRIQFTPDLLPSDVTGTEVYQELDGKPQLHFQPGPIFNSIVLADEVNRAPAKVQAALLEAMAEGTITVGDKTHVLPELFMVLATQNPIEQEGTYPLPEAQMDRFIMKVTVDYPEDQAEREIIRLVRSEELGAETSSEIVTPEHIEPELVLEARRQQPDVAVSELVEDYIVALVMATRKPERYADSKLSKWIEIGSSPRASISLDKCARAYAWLQGRDHVTPDDVRAMVPSVLGHRFSLTYDALADGVDHQRVVQELLDSVAIG, from the coding sequence ATGAACAATGCGCAGCAAGCGATAAATAAACTGATTGAAGAGACTGAGAAAAGTGTTATCGGCCAAAGCCACGTCGTGCAGGCTTTAGTTATTGGTTTACTGACCAACGGACATGTTCTGCTGGAAGGTTTACCGGGAACAGCGAAAACACGGTCTGTAAAATCGTTAGCAAATCTGCTTAATACCAGCTTTGGCAGAATTCAGTTCACCCCAGATTTACTGCCTTCTGACGTGACCGGTACAGAGGTTTATCAGGAGCTAGACGGCAAACCGCAGCTTCATTTCCAGCCTGGCCCTATTTTCAACAGCATTGTTCTGGCGGATGAAGTGAACCGCGCACCAGCAAAAGTGCAGGCTGCTTTGTTGGAAGCCATGGCTGAAGGCACGATTACTGTTGGCGATAAAACGCATGTGCTGCCCGAACTGTTTATGGTACTGGCGACACAAAACCCGATTGAGCAGGAGGGTACATATCCTCTGCCAGAAGCGCAGATGGACCGCTTTATCATGAAGGTCACGGTGGACTATCCTGAAGATCAAGCTGAAAGAGAAATCATCCGCTTAGTGCGCAGTGAAGAGCTAGGTGCAGAAACCAGCTCTGAGATTGTGACGCCAGAGCACATTGAGCCTGAGTTAGTGTTAGAGGCACGCCGCCAACAACCTGATGTTGCCGTGTCTGAACTGGTTGAAGATTACATCGTTGCCTTAGTGATGGCGACTCGTAAGCCGGAACGCTACGCTGACTCTAAATTATCCAAATGGATTGAAATTGGCTCAAGCCCGCGTGCTTCCATTTCTTTGGACAAATGCGCACGAGCTTATGCATGGTTACAAGGTCGCGACCATGTCACACCGGATGATGTACGTGCAATGGTTCCGTCCGTATTAGGGCATCGTTTCTCATTGACTTACGATGCTCTGGCAGATGGTGTTGATCATCAGCGAGTGGTTCAGGAACTGCTAGACTCAGTCGCAATCGGGTAA
- a CDS encoding anaerobic sulfatase maturase, which yields MSKTSPRHSTVMPIVPMKTAFKSDQENERRFHVMAKPGGAKCNIDCQYCFYLHKENLLHQPKQPKMDEETLEAFVKSYIESQDSDEIVFSWQGGEPTLLGLDYFRKVVELQKKYQPNGTRIENDLQTNGILLNDEWCEFLVANNFLVGLSIDGPEELHDKYRKTRSGKPTFHLVMKAVEKLQHHGVRFNALVTVNRHNVKYPLEIYRFLTRELGVTYIQLAPVVEANDFHTTAPQFWNEQMIPVMGSELAKPGHPMSVVTDWSVDPDDWGKFLSDMFVEWVNNDLGRVLVNLFETAVAQVMGKPAQLCITSEFCGKGLAIEHNGDVYSCDHYVYPEYKLSNIHEHSLNEMAFSTRQFSFGMAKRDSLPDYCKKCPYLKYCWGECPKNRLIKTPDGEEGLNYLCSGIRRFFDDTLPMLVGLSQLLQQQNSK from the coding sequence ATGAGCAAAACTTCACCACGTCATTCTACGGTTATGCCAATTGTCCCAATGAAAACTGCATTCAAATCTGATCAGGAAAACGAACGCCGCTTTCATGTCATGGCTAAACCAGGCGGTGCGAAATGTAACATTGACTGTCAATATTGCTTTTACTTACACAAAGAAAATCTGCTTCATCAGCCAAAGCAACCAAAGATGGATGAGGAAACCTTAGAAGCGTTTGTTAAGAGTTATATTGAGAGTCAAGATAGCGATGAAATCGTGTTTTCTTGGCAGGGCGGTGAACCTACGCTGCTCGGCTTAGATTATTTCCGCAAAGTCGTAGAGCTACAAAAGAAATACCAGCCTAATGGCACTCGGATAGAGAACGATTTACAGACTAACGGTATTTTACTCAACGATGAGTGGTGTGAGTTTTTAGTTGCAAACAACTTTCTTGTCGGTTTGTCGATTGATGGTCCGGAAGAACTGCACGATAAGTATCGTAAAACCCGCAGCGGCAAACCAACCTTTCATTTAGTGATGAAAGCCGTTGAGAAACTACAGCATCATGGCGTTCGATTTAATGCGCTGGTAACAGTCAATCGCCACAACGTGAAGTATCCTCTGGAGATTTACCGCTTTCTAACCCGAGAGTTGGGCGTTACTTACATTCAGCTCGCGCCAGTGGTTGAAGCAAACGACTTTCACACCACAGCCCCACAATTCTGGAACGAACAGATGATTCCCGTAATGGGAAGTGAATTGGCTAAACCGGGGCATCCTATGTCTGTGGTAACTGACTGGTCAGTTGATCCTGACGATTGGGGTAAATTCCTGAGCGATATGTTTGTAGAGTGGGTGAATAACGATTTGGGTCGTGTTCTCGTCAACCTGTTTGAAACCGCGGTAGCACAGGTTATGGGCAAGCCAGCTCAGCTTTGTATTACTTCTGAATTTTGCGGAAAAGGATTAGCAATAGAGCATAACGGTGATGTGTACAGCTGTGACCATTATGTATATCCGGAATACAAGCTCTCAAATATTCACGAACACTCGTTGAATGAAATGGCGTTCTCAACTCGTCAGTTTAGTTTCGGTATGGCAAAGCGGGACTCGTTGCCAGACTACTGTAAGAAGTGTCCTTATCTAAAATACTGTTGGGGCGAGTGCCCGAAAAACCGCCTGATAAAAACGCCGGATGGTGAGGAAGGGCTTAATTACCTATGCTCAGGTATTCGTCGATTCTTTGATGACACTTTACCTATGTTGGTCGGTTTATCGCAGTTACTGCAACAACAAAACTCTAAGTAG